From the genome of Streptomyces sp. NBC_00523:
GGCCACGACCGCGATACGGATCGCGGCGCGGGGACCGCCGGAAGCGGCGGGGCGGAGGAGTCCCGGTGAGCGCGGACAGGAACTCGGCGACGCCCGCCGGGGCGCGAGGGACCGCCTCCGGCCCGAACGGCCCGACGCCCGCCGACGCGCGGGGGGCTGCCCCCGGCCCGAGCGGCGCGGTGCCCCCCGAGGCCCGGGCGGCCGCCCGGCGCCGGCTGCTGGAGGACGGACGGGCGCGCGGTCTCTACTCTGGTGCCGCCTGGTCGCTCGGCGGCACGGAGGGGCCGTGGGACCGCGGCTGGACGGGCACCCGCGCGCAAGGGGGACCCCCGCTGGACGGCAACGATCTGTGGGACCTCGCATCCGTGACCAAACCGCTGGCGGGCCTGGTCGTCATGGCACTGGTCGACCGGGGCGAGCTCCGCCTCGGCGACACCGTCGGACAGCATCTGGCCCGCTACGCGGACAGCCCGCACGCCCCCCGTACGATCGCCCAACTCCTCGACCACACCTCGGGGCTGCCGGGCGGGGTACCGCTCTACCGCGACCACCCGACCCGTGAGTCCCTGCTGACGGCGCTCGGCTCACTGCCGCGCACCGCCGCGCCCGGCACCCGGGTCACGTACTCGTCCCAGGGGTTCATCCTGCTCGGCCTCATCGCCGAACAGGTCACGGGCCGGAGCCTGGACGAGCTGATGAGCGAGCTCGTGTGCGCACCTCTCGGCCTCACCGACACCTGCTTCCGGCCGGCGCCCGCCCAGCGGGGGCGTGCGGTGGCCACGGAAGCCTGCCCCTGGCGTGGCCGGACCGTCGTCGGCGAGGTGCACGACGAGAACGCGGTGGTACTCGGCGGCGTCGCCGGACACGCGGGGCTCTTCTCCACGCTCGCGGACCTGGAACGCCTCGCGCTCGCTCTCCTGGGCGGCGGCCCCCCGCTGCTGGAGCCGGACACCCTCACGCTGATGACCACTCCGCGCACGGACCACCTCAACCTGCGCCGCGCCCTGGCCTGGCAGGGGCAGGACTCGACCGGTTCCCCGGTGGGCGACACCTTCGGCCCGGCTTCGTACGGTCACACGGGATTCACCGGCACGAGCCTGTGGCTCGACCCTGCGGCCGGGCGCTACGCGGTCCTGCTCACCAACCGCGTCCATCCCAGCCGCGTGGAGCGTGGATTCACCGAGCTGAGGCGGGAGTTCCACACCCTCTGATCACGAAACGCGACGGGGGCCCGCACGCCGAGCGAGCTGTACGAGGTCGCGGGCCCCGTGCCCGTGGTGCTCGTCGGTCACTCCATGGGAGCCCGGCGGCTCTCCGTGCGGCCGCCGATCCGCAGGTGAGGGGCATGATCGCACTGGCCCTCCGGTGCCCGCCGGGCGAGTCCGCCTCCCATCCCGGAGGTCGCACAGTGATCGCCCTCCACGACGAGAGCGACCGCATCACCCGGGCCGGCGATACCTGGTCCTACCTCACCCGCGCGCAGGCCGCCGGAGCGGCGCCCAGTCGGGGCGAAGGGCGTCCCCGGAGCGGTCGGCCGCCCCACACGCACAGAAGCTCTGTTTTTTTCATCTCTATGACGACCTCTTGCGAGGACGTGTTCACGTCAATACAGTTCCCGGCGAGAAGTTGCAGCGCTGCCGGCGGCTCGTTCGCGACCCCCCGGGGCGCCGTAGTGGAGAACTGATCGAAGGAGCTCTCGGTGGGATTCACGCGGCGCACGTTCTTGCAAGCGGCGACGGCGGCGGGACTGACAGGAGTCATCGCGGGCGGGGAGGCCGCACTCGCGGACGCCTCGTTCGCGGCCAGCGGCCCGGGGGACGTGGTGGGCAAGGTGACCGTGGGGTACCAGGGCTGGTTCGCCTGCAAGGGCGACGGCGCCCCGATCGACGGCTGGTGGCACTGGGCGCGGAACTGGGGAGAGACCCCCTCCGCGTCCAACCACGCCATCGTCGCCTGGCCCGATGTCCGTGAGTACCCGGCCACGTACCGGACCGCCTTCGCCAACCTCGGCAACGGGCAGCCGGCCTCGTTGTTCTCGTCCTACGACCAGTCCACCGTCGACACCCACTTCCGGTGGATGAAGCAGTACGGCATCGACGCGGCGGCCCTCCAGCGGTTCAACCCGACCGGCGGCGAAGGGCCGACGCGCGACGCGATGGCGAGCAAGGTACGCGCCGCCGCCGAGGCCGAGGGCGTCAAGTTCTACATCATGTACGACGTGTCCGACTGGACGTCCATGCAGACGG
Proteins encoded in this window:
- a CDS encoding serine hydrolase domain-containing protein; translation: MPPEARAAARRRLLEDGRARGLYSGAAWSLGGTEGPWDRGWTGTRAQGGPPLDGNDLWDLASVTKPLAGLVVMALVDRGELRLGDTVGQHLARYADSPHAPRTIAQLLDHTSGLPGGVPLYRDHPTRESLLTALGSLPRTAAPGTRVTYSSQGFILLGLIAEQVTGRSLDELMSELVCAPLGLTDTCFRPAPAQRGRAVATEACPWRGRTVVGEVHDENAVVLGGVAGHAGLFSTLADLERLALALLGGGPPLLEPDTLTLMTTPRTDHLNLRRALAWQGQDSTGSPVGDTFGPASYGHTGFTGTSLWLDPAAGRYAVLLTNRVHPSRVERGFTELRREFHTL